The Microbulbifer sp. YPW1 genome contains the following window.
CGGCAAATAGAAATGTCCTTGAATGCCCTGTCCGGATGTCGGCTTATATCCCATAGCGCATACCCCGCGATGATTTGCGGTGTTGCAGCAGGTAGAGCAGGAGTAATACGGCAAACGAAAAGCCGATCATCGCCGCCGACAGCCAGTGCGCCTGGGTATATTCCAGTGCTTCCACATGGTCGTAAATCTGCACGGAAACCACCCGGGTCTCACCGGGAATATTCCCACCGATCATCAGTACAACCCCAAATTCCCCGACGGTGTGCGCAAAACCCAGTACTGCCGCGGTAAGCATTCCCGGCTTGGCCAGCGGCAGTGTCACATGCCAGAAGGTGTCCCACGGCCCGGCGCGCAGTGTGGCCGCCACTTCAGCGTGGCGCACACCTTGCGCCTCTATGGCGTTCTGAATGGGCTGTACCACAAACGGTAGCGAGTAGAGCAGCGATGCGAAAACGAGCCCCCAGAAGGTGAACGGCAAGGTGCCGAGCCCCAGCGCCTCGGTAAGCTTTCCCATGGGGCCGCTGGGGCCCATAAATACCAGTAGATAAAAGCCCAGTACCGTGGGGGGGAGTACCAGCGGAAGCGCCACCAGGGCGCTCACCGGTCCTTTGATGATCGAACGGGTCCTGGCCAGCCACAGTGCCAGAGGGGTACCCAGAATCAGCAGCAGAATGGTCACCGTGGTAGCGAGCCGCAAGGTTAACCAGATGGCCCCGAGGTCGGCCTCACTCAGCATGGCTGTGCTCCCCCTGGGCTGCCGAGTAACCATATGCAGCCATGATCGCACGCGCCTGCGGGCCCTGGATGAATGCCCAGAATTCCGCGAGCACCGGGTTAGCCGCTGCGCGTTTTAGCACGACGGCATCCTGCTTGATGGGTGTGTAAAGGGATTGCGGAACAATCCAGGCGGAGCCCTCCTCAATCTCACCATCGCGCATCACCTGGGACAGCGCGACAAATCCGATATCGGCATTACCACTGGCCACGAACTGATAAGTCTGGGAGATATTCTCGCCCTGTACCCAGCGCGAACGAGTGTCTGCATCCAGGTGGATATTCTGCAGCACTTGCTGTGCCGCCGCACCATAGGGCGCGAGTTTCGGGTTCGCGAGGGCGAGTTTGTTGAATCGCGTGGTTTTCAGAATTGTGCCGCTGTCGTCCACCAGATCGCTTTGTGTGGACCACAACACCAGCTTCCCCTCCGCGTAGGTGATCCGTGAGTCTGTCTCTGCCAGACCGTGGCTAATCAGTTGTGCGGGCTTCTCCTGGTCGGCGGAGAAAAATGCATCGAATGGGGCGCCATGGCGGATTTGCGCGTAGATCTTCCCTGAAGAGCCAAAGGCGAGCTTTATCTTGTGATTGCTGCTCGCCTCGTAACGGGCGGCGATTGCCTGCATCGGGGCGGTGAAGTTAGAGGCGACCGCAATGGTCACCTCGTCTGCAACCGTTTCTGTCGCAGCAAGTGCTGCTATTACGCTGGTGAGCAGCGCCATCCCTTTGGTTCTCAAGCTGTGCCCGTACCGAAGCAGTTGCCGGCGAAGGCCGTGGAGTTGCATATGCATCTGTGTACCAATTGACCACAAACGGGTGTCGCACTACCCAGTATTCGCTATATGGTTGGCGATACGTCGGGATTCCGCAACCTCTGTTTGCCTCCGGCCCGTGTGTGCAAAGCTGCGGCGAGCCCCCAGGGCCGGTTTACAGCTGGAAATGGGCTGGGTTTTAATGCTCCGGATAACCTTTAAACGGGTCGCTAAAGCACCGAGTGTAAGAATCGGGCGTGCTGACCGACCCATACTCACTGCCGCCACTATATTCGCTGCCTCTAGAGGCGCGTATTGCTTGAGCCACACGATAGATGTCCCACAACAATACCGCTCCCGAAAAGCCCGCAAGCTCCTCAGCCGAGGACGCCATTGGGTCCGTCGGGGAAGCCGAATCGCTTTACGATCCCCGGTTTCTGGAGGCGTTGCGCAGCCAGATGATCCGGTTTGCCCGGCTGCAGCTGCGCGACGACCATCAGGCGGAAGATGCCGTGCAGGAAGCATTGGCCGGCGCGCTCAAGAATGCGGATTCATTTGCCCGGCAGTCTGCGCTGCGCACCTGGGTGTTCTCCATTCTCAAGTACAAGATTGCCGACGTATTGCGCTACCGTCAGCGGGTGATCGCCACCAGCGAACTGGGAGATGCAGAGCGTCAGGATCAGGTATTTATCGATGGACTGTTCAAGGCCAATGGACACTGGCACCGCGCAGAGCGGCCCACGAGCTGGAGCGGTCCCCAGGGCGGTGTCCAGAGCGACCACTTCTGGCGAGTGTTTGATGCGTGTCTTAACGGACTTCCCGAGAAACAGGCAAGGGTATTCATGATGCGAGAATTTATCGAATTGGAATCCCGTGAAATCTGCGATCAACTGGGCCTTTCCACCAGCAATCTTCACGTATTGCTGTACCGGGCGAGACTGCGTTTGAGGGAGTGCCTGGAGAACAGCTGGTTCAACGCCTCGACAAGCGGGGAATCTGACCATAAGGCAGCAGCGGAAGAAGGAGAGCGCCAGTGATGCAGTGTAAACAGGCCACCCAGTTGCTGTCACTGCGACAGGAGCGCCCGCTGAATCGCCGCGAAAAATTCAGTCTGCGGATTCATCTTATGCTGTGTAAGGGCTGCAGGAACTTTGCTACGCAGATGGACTCCCTGCGCGCGATCTCCAGGGGCTACGCCAAGGGCGAGCCCCCATCGTCAGACGATAGCGAATCGACGTGACCGGAAGCGCTAACCGGCCCGCTCACCCGGCATTGGATTGCTCTGCAGATTCCAGGCTGCGATCAGCGTCGCCATACCAGAAGCGGTAGTAATCCTCGGTAACTTTCTGCTCGATCTCCGAAGCATCTTCACGCGGGCAGAACAGGGTAATGGTGAGTACGTCGTGGCCCAGCTCGCTGGTGCTGACCTTGATTTTCGGTTCGGTGCCCGCCAGGTCAACGCCCATGCGGCTCTCGATCAACTTACAATAGCGTTCTGCCACTTCCTTGAACGATTCACAGTGCTCCAGCACCCGCTCGGTAATAAACGGCTTGATGTCGAACGGGTTCTTGCCCTTGCTCTCGCGCACGATGGAAAAAGAGTGCTCGATATAGCGGCGCATAAAGTTGAGGTTTCTAACCGGCTGGGTAAAGAACACGTTGTTGGGTACATACAACGTAGTGCCGGTATAGCCGTTACCGAGCCCGTGGGGATCGATCTCCAGCAGCGTGGTGCTCAGCCAATTGTTGTCTATGACTTCCCCGAACTGATCTCCAATCCGCACCCAGTCGCCGATGGTGAAAGACCGCATGCTCGCCTGGTAAATGCCGCCCACCAGGCACGCCACTACGTCGCGCAAAGCGATCACGATCGCCACCGAAAAGGCGGCGATGGACAGGGCAAAATCGCGCAGCTCCGAGACCCAGATGGCAAATAGCCCGATGACAATTATCAGGTTGGCGAAGTTATGCACCATATGTACCCGGCGACGGATGTCCTGGCGCTGCCAGCTGGAGCGTCGAAACAGCACTACCAGCAGGTACCGACACAACAATACTGCAGCAATCAGCAGCAGGCTCCAGGCCAGTTTGTTTTCGAGGAATTGGCGCAAGACTTCAGTGTTCATCAAGGGCTCGGTAATGCTGTGCAGGGAAGGGCGAAGATGTCCCGCGGCGGCGGGAACTCTTGAAAGTATGGCGTGCCGGGCTGAAGCCCGGGCAAAACTTGGCGGGAGTGTATCCGAGTCGATGAAATTGCCGCAACCGGGATTCGTCCATTTTGCGGATCAGTTGATGGCTCACGGCTGAGCAGGCTTGCTAGTCCAGTAGTGTCGCCATTTTCTCCATCAAAATATGCGCGGCATTGTCGGTAAACCGACGTCCCTCATCGATATATTCCCGTACAGTGGCGTCACTTTTCCAGCCACCCTGTTTTTTGATCAGTTCAAATTCCACTTTCTCCCGTGCCGCCGAAGTGGACATGCCGCGGCGGAAGCTGTGGCTACTGAGGTTCTCCACAAAGTCGAAACCGCAGTCGGTACCGAGCTTCTTCAGCAGAGTGTTGACGGAGCCCGCGCCGAGCTGGGCGTTCTGCACCTGATCCCAGCGGTTGATGCTGCGGAACACGGGACCTTCCTCTATAGCAGCACACTGAAGCCAGGCGCGAAGCGCGGTGGCCGGACATACCCTGTCAGGTCCGAAGGGCAGTGCTCGGCTCAATCCTTGCCCCTGCTGGTCGGTCTTGGAGCGCGGAATCCGCACGATTACTCCCTCATCTTCCCAGTGCAGATCTTCGACCTGAATCGCCACCAGCTCGCTGCGGCGAAATGCGCCGAAGTATCCCATCAGCACCAGTGCCAGGTCGCGGCGGGACTTTTTAGAGTCGGGTAGGGCGCGAATGGATTGCGCCATCGCAGCAATATGCTCGGGACGCAGTGCCTTGGCTTTCTGCTTGGGGCGTCCGCGTAGGCGCCGGATACCGTTGATCGTCTTGCGCACCACCGGATCTGCCGCCGGGTTGGTCATCCCCTGATACTGGTGCCACTGACCGATTGCAGTGAGGTGCAGCTCCAGGGTGCGCGGGTTTACCGAATCGCTGCGCTCTATCAGGTAGCGCACCAGTACCTGGCTATCTGTGGGCAGTCGCCCACCCCATTTCTCGAATTGCAGGATTGCGGAGCGGTAGGCCGTGCGAGTGCGATCCGACGTGGCTGCATGTAGATACGTCTGCAATCTGCTGCGAAAAGCCGAGGGGGAAAGTTCGGTTGGATTGCTCAGATCCTGATTGCTCCCTGTGTCGAGATGCGTGGGGGAGGGGGCAAGGTTTTCTGGCAGGTCTGCGTCCAGTTCATCCATGTTGTTCTCACTTGTACTGCCTGTTTTTCAGAGGGGTTTCGGGAGCGGTGTCCCCCTTGAGCCGGGTGCTGTACCGGACCGCTGGCTCAGTTGTTGGATTGTTCCATATCTAACTCACGATAAGTTTGATTATCGTGAGTTAAAAATAATTTCTCAAGCTCGTCCTTGAAAGCAAAAATTATGTAATATTACGTACTACGTAATACGGTATTAAATTCTCGCTACAGAATACATGAAGGGGGCCATATGGCGCGTGCAGGCGTTGGCTATATCGATGTGGTAAAGGCAGCAGAGGCTCTCAGGGAGAGAGGGGATGATCCGACGGTAGATCGGGTGCGAAACGAGCTGGGTACGGGCAGTAAAAGTACGATTGCCCCGCTGTTAAAGCGCTGGCGACAGGAAACCGGGGAAGGTATTTCAGACACTCACGGGCTGCCAGTTGATCTCCTGGATGCGGTGAAGGCATTGCACCAGCGGGTGCATCAGGAAGCCGAAACAAAGATCCAGCAGATCAGCGAGTCCTGCAAGGCGGAGACTGCGGCACTCGGGGAAGAGCTGGCATCCGTACGCGCTCAGTTGGCCAGTCGAAACACAGAGTTGGAAAAGTTGGAGCAAAAGTTGCAGGAGTCCAGTAGTCGCTGTCAGCAACTGGAGGAAAGCGTGGCCGAGACGCAGGCTGCGCTGGCAAAAAGTGAGTTCCTGAGGGAGCAGGGGGATACGCGAATTACAGAGCTTCAGGGCACCATTGGGGAGCTGAAGCAAGAGAATCGCGATGTTCGCCAGCATTTTGAGCATTTTCAGCAGCAGATCGCGGATGACCGTCAATTGGAGCGGGATCAGTTCCGATTAACCAGCGACCAGCTCAGGCAGCAGCTTGCAGAAGCGAATGAACAGCTGAACACAAGCGTTGCCAGGCTGGAGAGTAGCCAGGCCAATGCTGAAGCGTTGCGGGTACAGAAACTCGAACTGGAATCAGAGCGGGCACAGTGGATGCGGCGGGAGTCAGAATTTGAAGCCGGGCAGCAAAGGCAGGCACAGGCGCTTGATGAGTTGCGGTCACAATTGGGTATCAGGTCCCGCGAAGCAGAAGCGCTACAAGGCGAGCTGGCTTCGGAGCGCGCACGCAATGAAGCCTATGTAAAAGAAATAGAATTGCGCGGCAATGTATTCGACCGTTACGAGCAGGAAATGCTGGCGGTAAAGAAACAGCTTGCTGCGGTAGAGGCAGAGAATCGGCAGGTATTACAGGACAAGGCCATTCTTCAGGGGCAATATGTGCAGCTGCAAAAATCCCTTGCGGGGGCCAATATAGAATAGGCCTGATTCGATTCGAAGATTCCATTCCACAGTAATAACGGGAAAGCAGTTATGGAAAAGCCTCGCGACCACCAGCTCAGTATGAGTGTCCTGATGACGCCAGACATGGCCAACTTTACCGGCAAGGTTCACGGTGGTGAGTTACTTTCATATCTGGATAAAGTGGCCTACGCCTGCGCCAGTCGTTACGCGGGCCGATATGTTGTGACGCTTTCAGTAGACCGGGTCATGTTTCGTCAATCAATCAATGTCGGCGAGCTGGTGACTTTTCTTGCTTCGGTAAATTACACCGGCAACACCTCGTTAGAAGTGGGTATTAAAGTGGTGACCGAAGACATTCGCACCCGTGTGGTCCGGCATACCAACAGTTGCTATTTGACCATGGTGGCGCTGGATGATGACGGTAAACCGGTGAAGGTGCCACCGTTCAAGCCCCAAACCCTGGTAGAAAAACAGCGCTTTGAGGCGGCCATGCTGCGCCGCAAGTTGCTGCACGAACAGGAAGCGGCCCACGAGGCCATCAAAGAAAAAGTACGGGGATTTCAGTTTGAGGTTAGCGAATAATCGCGGATAGGGGAATTGTCATGATTCTCCACTCAAGGTGTTCCACAAGTTCCTAAAATCTCCGTCAATAAAGCACTGCTGATAACGAAGGCAGAGCACACTCACGAACGTACGGTGATTCACCGGGTGGGGAGCCCAGATCATGCAAGACTTTGTGTTACAAGCAGGTGACCTCGGGATACTGATTCAAACTATTCGCGCCGAGGGGTATCGGTTGCTGGGGCCGGTCGTACGAAAAAACTCGGTCATCTGTGGTGAAATCGAGTCTTCTTCTGAGTTGTACGCTGGAACGGATTTGCAGCGTCACTCTGGCAGATACACTTACTTCAGCCATGCAGCCGGTCTTCAGGCTTGGAACAAGTCCTTGCAATTCCCCTGGCGGAAAGTCGCCCATACGGATGCTGGTGAGGGGCGTCTTCCGATCACAAAAATCATTGAGGATTCTCAGCCGCTGGCAATTCTCGGGATACGCAGCTGCGAGCTACACGCGATTAGTGAGACGGATTGCGGGCTGGGAAAGGTGCGGCATCGCGATGGCCGTTCCGCGCCCTGGAATCGGGATTTTTTCTCGGTTTCAGTGAATTGTAGGCCCGCAGGGGATGCGTGTATTTGTAGCGCAATGGGACCGGAATCGGAAGCTGAGATGAGCCCACCCGGGGATCTGGTCATGACCGAAGTGTGTGATGCTCATGACCACTACTTTCTTATCGGAAGCGATTCCTACCGCGGTGCCCAGATTCTGCAACAGTTGCCGGTGACGCCCGCCTCAGAATATCAACTTGAGCTTGCGCGAAAAGTTGGCCAAGCCGCGGTACTCAGTGCCGAGCCCGATATGTCACGCGTCAGGCAGTTGGTCTCACGTACATAAGCTGATCAAACACACTCGAAAGCTATTGTTCCCGCCGGATAACTTCAACTCCGTCGGCAATCCGCTCGCTGGGGTGAAGTACGACAACCTCTCCTGGCTCAACCCCAGTCAGTACTTCAGCCACTTGCCCGTTATTGTGGCCGACTTCAATTTCTGTGCGCACCGCACGACCTCCAGTGACCCTGAACAGCGCCCAGGATTTCTGGTGTCGGAAGAGGCTGCCGGTGGGCACCTGAACTACATCCTGCGCGCGCCAGGTTTCGATTGCTGCATCCACCCGATAGCCGTGGCCGAGTCGCGCCCAGATTTCCCTGGGGTCGACAAAATCCACGATCACATTGACCCGCTGCTCCTCAATGCCGAGGGCGGAGATTTTGGTAAAGCCGTAGGGCTCAATCAGCCGCACTCGGCCATTCAATGGCGAGTCGCCGCCCCAGTTGGTGATATTGACCGGTGCACCGGGCTGTACCCTGACGGCATCTCGGGAGAGCAGGTCGATTACAATCTCCAGCTCTCCGGGATTGCCGATTTCCAGAAGTGGGGTGCCAACCGGCACAACTCGCTCGCTTTCCTGTAGCAGCCTGAGTACACGACCGGAAACCGGTGCAGTGACCTGCACGATTTTTTCCTTATTCAATACCGGCTCGCCCGGTTGGGGCTCGATCAATGCCGCGCGGGCATTCTCCAGCTCTCCCTCACTTACCCTTTCCGCAGCGCGGGCGGTATCCAGTGCGGCCTCGGCGCTATCCAGTGCAAGCTCGATGCGCTCAACCTCAACCTTGGAGATATGTCCCTTCAGCGCCAGCTTACGCGCGCGCTTGGCATCGGCCCGGGCGAAATTAAGCCGGGCTTCCGCATCCCGACGCTCTGCACTGGAAAGCTTGAGCCCGGCTTCCGCGCTGCGGATGGAAGCCTGTGCCTGGCTGCGCCCCCGTTCATCGAGAAACTGCGGGTGGGTAGGCAGCAATTCCACGAGCGGCGTGGACCCCGTTTTCACTTCATCGCCCACTTCACTTTGTATACGAAGCAGGTAGCCCGTGACCGGTGCGGAAACCACGAACACATCGTGTACCCGGGTATATCCTTCATCGGTGACCGCTACCTGCATGGGACCGCGGGTCACTTCGGTCATATCGACGGGCACCGGCTTGGGTGAAAATGCGTAGATAAAAAAAACCACCAGGCCGAGGATTATCCCGAGACCGGTGATACGTTTGAACAGCTTGCGGCCCATGGCGCTCCTGAGTCCCATATCCCTGGTTCACTCGCGAGTTTTCAGTACCGAGATCAAGTCAAGCTTGTGGATACGCCGATTTACCAGCATGCCGGAGAATATCGCCGAAAGCAGTACCACCAATGCTGCGTATCCATAAGTGGAGGGACTGATGATCAGAGGAATGCGGAACAATTCCGTATCGAATGACTGTACCAGAGTCCAGGCGAGTAAATAGCCGAGCAGGGCACCCAAAGGCAAGGCGAATACCGTCAGCAACGCGAGTTCTCCCAGTAGGATGTACGAAACCTCTCCGCGGGTAAGCCCGAGCACCCGCAGACTGGCGAGCTCGCGCCCGCGCTCCGAAAGGGATATCCGGGCGCTGTTGTACACCACCCCAAGCGCGATCAATCCGGCAAACAGGGTATTGAAAAAAACAAAGGTGCCGAGACTCTCCTGTATGGTCTCGTAAAACGCATCCTGGGCCTGCTCCTGCAAGCTGACGCCGGCGACCACAGGGGTGTTCTTGAGTGCGCGATAAAACGCATCGGTTTGCTCGGGATCGATCAACAGGTAGGTTCCCGAGATTACCATGTCATCCCGCAACATCCGGTTCATTGCGGCAAGATCCATATAGGCTGCGGTGCCCATATAGGTTTTCACGATACCACTGACCATGACATCGACTTCAGGGCGGCGTCCGGTGCGCACCTCCAGTCGCAGACTTTCCCCAGTCTGGATATCCAGTAGCTCCGCCAGCTTGTCGGACAGCACGATGCCCGAGTCGGGCAAGGGAACCGGGTTCATATCCGTATCCACCACGCGGCTTAAATCCGCACGTGGGATGAGTCCGATAACGGCTTCCCGGCGATTGCGGGGACCATTGCGTAAAACCGCCGGAATGGCGCGAAACGGTTCAGCGCTCAGGGCACCTGGTGCGTGCAGCACATCCTGTACAGCGCGAATATTTCGCGGCTCGACAAAATTCACCGTCACATCCTGGCGGTCAATCACGTTAAAGCTGATATCTACCATCACCATCATTGCGTCCAGAGAAAAGCTCGAGCCAATCAACAGCCCCATCGACATCGCGATGCCGATACAGGTCATGGCCGCTCGCTTCGGCCATCGGTAGAGATGGCGCAGGATCATCCGTGAGGGCTGGTCAATACCGTGTGTAATGCGCTCAAGACCACGCGTGAGCGTCCCAAACCAGCGTCCCGACCGGCTGTAATCTGGGGGCGGTGGCGGAACCATCGCTACCGCTGGATCCAGTCGTACCACTTTGCGCACCGCGGTAAATGTACCTGCGGCGGATACCAGCAAGCTGAAACCTATGCCTACAAGGTAGACGTCAGGCGGCGCGCGAAACAGTAGAAACGGGAATTTGAAATAGTCCATGTACATGCGCGCCAGGCCGTGCCCGAGCCACAAACCGAGGGCAATACCAATCACAATACCCAGTAGCGTGATTACCCCGACCATTTTCAGGTAATGCATGGCCACCGAACGGTTGCTGTAGCCGAAGGCCTTGAGCAAGCCGATCTGCTCCCGTTCCGTGTCCACCAGTCTTCCAATGACGACATTCAGAAGAAAGGCAGCCACCAGTAGAAAGATAGGTGGCAACAGGCGCCCCATGGTTTCAAGCTGGTCGATTTCATTGGTCAGGAATTGATCGGAGATTTGCTGGTCGCGCCCGTACGCGCCGGTGGCACCATAACGTTTCAGTAAAAGGTCCAGCTGGTCGAGCAGTGCCTCTTCGCGATCACCGGTGGAGGTGAGCAACACCACTTCATTGAAGGCGCCGTCCAGATCGAACGCATTGGCAAGGGCGTCCCGGTTCATCCACAGCACGCCAAAGCGCTTCTTGTCGGGCACAATTTCCCCGGGAGAAATCGCGTACACATATTCCGGCGATAGCGCTATGCCGCTAATTGTCAGCTGTTTTTTAGTGCCGTTGAGAATGGCATACAGATGATCCCCGGGTTGCAGGCCGTGGGCTTCTGCAAAGGCCTCCAGTGCAAGGACTTCTTCTTCTCGTACAGGATCCGGATAGCGCCCTCGACGCAAGACAAAGTCGTTGATATGTGGCCCGCGAATAAAGGGCAGGGACTGTATTTCGCCGGTAATCGGCGCTGCGGCGCCCTCGACGTCGAGAATGACACCCGCGCGAATGCGGGTTTCCGCACGACGAACACCGGGCAGCTCGGTGATATGTGCAAGCTGTGCGTTGGGCGCACGTTTCACCGGGGCCCAGACATCGGCAAAACGATAGCGTTCGTAATACGCCGCGCGGGTATCTGCCAATGACGCCAGCATGCCTTTCGACATCAGGTACATGCCGATACCGCAGCCAATTACCACGGCGATGGCCAGGGCCTGGCCTTTGATGGCCCAGAGATCACGCGCGAGTTTGCGGTCCAGCGGCCTTAGAATCCCGATCACAGGGCCGCTACCAGCTCAGCTCTGCCGGTGCGCAGGGATGTGAATTGGTTTCGGTATTCTGTATCTGGCCGTCTGCCATCGTCAGGATACGGTCGGCCATTTTGGCGATGGCGGCGTTATGGGTGATCACCATGGTAGTGGTGCCCAGTTCGCGGTTTACCCGCGCAATGGCTTCGAGGACGACAATACCGGTTTTACTGTCCAGTGCGCCGGTAGGTTCGTCACACAGCAGCACCCGGGGCTGCTTGGCGATGGCGCGGGCGATAGCCACTCGCTGTTGTTCGCCCCCGGAGAGCTGCGCGGGGAAGTGGTCCATCCGCTTTGCCAGTCCGACCAGTTCCAGAGCCTGCTCGGGCGTCATCGGATGCTGGGAAATCTCCGTCACCAGGGCCACATTTTCCCGAGCAGTGAGACTGGGGATCAGGTTGTAGAACTGAAACACGAAGCCCACGTACTCGCGCCGGAATAACGTGAGGTGCCGGTCATCGAAGGCGGTCAGTTCCTCCTGGTCGAAAAACACTTGTCCCGCACTGGGTGAATCCAGCCCGCCGAGAATATTCAGCAGCGTTGATTTGCCGCTACCCGAGGGGCCGAGCAATACCACCATTTCACCGCGGGGCACGGAAAGGCTGACCCCGCGCAGAGCGTATACCGTGGATTCGCCACTGCCGTAGGTCTTGGTCAGGTCCTCAGCTCGGATGGCCGGGTAGTTATCGCTTTCCATGAAGGAACCCCGATTCCGTGGGTTATCCATTTTGCTGTAGAGCCAGTCCGCGGCGGGGGAGCCTTTTCATGGCGGCAAACGATCCGTCAGCTAGGTGGCATCCGCGCCGGGACATCACTCTGCTTCTATTCTAGAGGGAAACGAGCGGCATGAAATAAACGGAAATGAAACTTGCGGCGATGACCAGAACAGGGCGCTCAATATGACAGGTATTGCTGCCGGCGCTGAAGCCATCGGTCGTATTGCAGAGGTCCACGGCCCCGTTGTGGTTGTCCGCTGCAGCTCACTGCCGCCTTTACGACAGGCTCTGCGCGCATCCATCGATCACGAAAGCTACCTGTTTGAGGTACACCAGCATGTGGACCAGCACCATGTTCGCGCAATTACCCTGCACCGTACCGCCGGGTTGAGCCGAGGCCTGCCGGTTTTTGATACGGGCGCACCACTGCATGTGCCGGCGACCCCAGACTGCCTGGGCCGGCTGCTGAATATTTTTGGTGAGCCGCTCGACGGCGGTGACCCTCTCAGCCCTCGGGAGTTCCGCAATATTCATACGGCGCCAGTGCCACTCAGGGATGTAATTGGCACCGGAGAGATCCTGCAGACCGGGATCAAGGTCATCGATCTGTTGTGTCCCTTTGTGCGCGGCGGCAAAACCGGCCTGTTCGGTGGCGCCGGCGTGGGTAAAACGGTACTGGTGATGGAGTTCATGCATGCGGTGGCTTCATTGCACAGCGGCGTATCGGTATTTGCCGGGGTCGGGGAGCGTATCCGCGAGGGCCATGAGTTGTGGCACGAAATGCGCGAGGCGGGCGTGATGGAACAGACGCTGATGTGTTTCGGACAAATGGATGAATCCCCCGGCGTGCGCTTTCGTATCGGCCTTTCCGCGCTCGCCTACGCGGAATACCTGCGCGACACCATGCAGAAAGAAGTGTTGTTCGTGATGGACAATATCTTCCGCTTCGTGCAGGCGGGCAGTGAGATATCCAGCTTGCTCGGGCGAATGCCCGCCACCGTTGGCTACCAACCCACACTGATCAGTGAAGTGGCAGAGCTCCAGGAGCGGATTCTCTCTACCCGCGAGGGCGCTGTCACCGCCGTTCAGGCGGTATATGTACCCGCGGACGATATGACGGACCCGGCAGTGAGTGCGATTTTCAGCCATCTGGATTCCTCGGTGGTGTTGTCGCGGGCACAGGCAGGCAAGGGTATCTACCCGGCGGTGGAACCCTTACTTTCCAGCAGCCGTATGATGGACCGTCATACCCTTGGGGATCGACACTACGCGGTGGCGGAGGGCGTGCGCGAGCACCT
Protein-coding sequences here:
- a CDS encoding efflux RND transporter periplasmic adaptor subunit; this encodes MGLRSAMGRKLFKRITGLGIILGLVVFFIYAFSPKPVPVDMTEVTRGPMQVAVTDEGYTRVHDVFVVSAPVTGYLLRIQSEVGDEVKTGSTPLVELLPTHPQFLDERGRSQAQASIRSAEAGLKLSSAERRDAEARLNFARADAKRARKLALKGHISKVEVERIELALDSAEAALDTARAAERVSEGELENARAALIEPQPGEPVLNKEKIVQVTAPVSGRVLRLLQESERVVPVGTPLLEIGNPGELEIVIDLLSRDAVRVQPGAPVNITNWGGDSPLNGRVRLIEPYGFTKISALGIEEQRVNVIVDFVDPREIWARLGHGYRVDAAIETWRAQDVVQVPTGSLFRHQKSWALFRVTGGRAVRTEIEVGHNNGQVAEVLTGVEPGEVVVLHPSERIADGVEVIRREQ
- a CDS encoding ABC transporter permease, producing MIGILRPLDRKLARDLWAIKGQALAIAVVIGCGIGMYLMSKGMLASLADTRAAYYERYRFADVWAPVKRAPNAQLAHITELPGVRRAETRIRAGVILDVEGAAAPITGEIQSLPFIRGPHINDFVLRRGRYPDPVREEEVLALEAFAEAHGLQPGDHLYAILNGTKKQLTISGIALSPEYVYAISPGEIVPDKKRFGVLWMNRDALANAFDLDGAFNEVVLLTSTGDREEALLDQLDLLLKRYGATGAYGRDQQISDQFLTNEIDQLETMGRLLPPIFLLVAAFLLNVVIGRLVDTEREQIGLLKAFGYSNRSVAMHYLKMVGVITLLGIVIGIALGLWLGHGLARMYMDYFKFPFLLFRAPPDVYLVGIGFSLLVSAAGTFTAVRKVVRLDPAVAMVPPPPPDYSRSGRWFGTLTRGLERITHGIDQPSRMILRHLYRWPKRAAMTCIGIAMSMGLLIGSSFSLDAMMVMVDISFNVIDRQDVTVNFVEPRNIRAVQDVLHAPGALSAEPFRAIPAVLRNGPRNRREAVIGLIPRADLSRVVDTDMNPVPLPDSGIVLSDKLAELLDIQTGESLRLEVRTGRRPEVDVMVSGIVKTYMGTAAYMDLAAMNRMLRDDMVISGTYLLIDPEQTDAFYRALKNTPVVAGVSLQEQAQDAFYETIQESLGTFVFFNTLFAGLIALGVVYNSARISLSERGRELASLRVLGLTRGEVSYILLGELALLTVFALPLGALLGYLLAWTLVQSFDTELFRIPLIISPSTYGYAALVVLLSAIFSGMLVNRRIHKLDLISVLKTRE
- a CDS encoding ABC transporter ATP-binding protein → MESDNYPAIRAEDLTKTYGSGESTVYALRGVSLSVPRGEMVVLLGPSGSGKSTLLNILGGLDSPSAGQVFFDQEELTAFDDRHLTLFRREYVGFVFQFYNLIPSLTARENVALVTEISQHPMTPEQALELVGLAKRMDHFPAQLSGGEQQRVAIARAIAKQPRVLLCDEPTGALDSKTGIVVLEAIARVNRELGTTTMVITHNAAIAKMADRILTMADGQIQNTETNSHPCAPAELSW
- the atpD gene encoding F0F1 ATP synthase subunit beta produces the protein MTGIAAGAEAIGRIAEVHGPVVVVRCSSLPPLRQALRASIDHESYLFEVHQHVDQHHVRAITLHRTAGLSRGLPVFDTGAPLHVPATPDCLGRLLNIFGEPLDGGDPLSPREFRNIHTAPVPLRDVIGTGEILQTGIKVIDLLCPFVRGGKTGLFGGAGVGKTVLVMEFMHAVASLHSGVSVFAGVGERIREGHELWHEMREAGVMEQTLMCFGQMDESPGVRFRIGLSALAYAEYLRDTMQKEVLFVMDNIFRFVQAGSEISSLLGRMPATVGYQPTLISEVAELQERILSTREGAVTAVQAVYVPADDMTDPAVSAIFSHLDSSVVLSRAQAGKGIYPAVEPLLSSSRMMDRHTLGDRHYAVAEGVREHLARYRELEDIIAMLGIEELSSRDRLIVQRARKLQRYLTQPFQVITSQTGMAGVSVPLETTLDDCEGFLRGDYDEVSEEGCYMRGGMGDKPR